Within Deltaproteobacteria bacterium, the genomic segment CATAGCTGTCCCGGGATGTTCCGGGTTTTGCCAAACATCAAGCCAAGGAGTGGCCCATGCCGTCGTTCGATATCGTCAGTCAAGTGGACCTGCAGGAAGTGGACAACGCCGTGAACAATGTCAAGAAGGAGGTGGCCGGTCGGTTCGATTTCAGGACCATTCCCACGGACATCGACTTTAACCGCAAGGACAAGAAGATCAGGCTGGTCACCGGAAGCGAGATGCACATCCGGGCCCTGCGGGACATGCTCATTGCCCATCTGACCCGGCGCAAGGTGGATTCCCGCATCCTGGAGTTCAAAGATCCGGAGCCGACCTCCCAGGGCCGGGTCAAGCAGGAGATCGGTCTACAGGAGGGCATCGACAAAGACACGG encodes:
- a CDS encoding YajQ family cyclic di-GMP-binding protein → MPSFDIVSQVDLQEVDNAVNNVKKEVAGRFDFRTIPTDIDFNRKDKKIRLVTGSEMHIRALRDMLIAHLTRRKVDSRILEFKDPEPTSQGRVKQEIGLQEGIDKDTARKIVQLVKASKLKVQTAIQDEQVRVTGKKIDDLQAVIRLVDEAGLERPLQHVNMKN